One part of the Verrucomicrobiota bacterium genome encodes these proteins:
- a CDS encoding FAD-dependent oxidoreductase, which translates to MTRRDFARRTASVALLLGASLPLSGAERSAREHRHRNRFRHHLTSDVVIIGGGLGGCAAALAALRAGLRVTLTEPTDWIGGQLTQQAVPPDEHRWIENQGCTAAYRSLREGIRTFYRTHYPLSEEARRSPYLNPGRGAVSGLCHEPRAALSTLEGMLAPYASSGKLTLLLEHEPRRAESRADRIQRVEVQPVGGGHSLTLEAPWFIDASELGDLLPLAGAEWITGAESQTQTGEPHAALSPNAANQQSFTWCFLIDHLEGEDHVIDKPREYEFWKSYVPQLRPDWPGRLLSLTYTHPQTRSPRTLGFHPEGDTPGLPLNLWRYRRVADRRTFAPGFLRADLSLINWPQNDYWLGPLVGTGATSALRHLRRSRQLSLSLLHWLQTECPRPDGKQGWPGLRLRGDLLGGPEGMAKHAYVRESRRIRARFTVLEQHVGVQARGGPKPGLRAEPFADSVGVGFYNIDLHPSTAGDNYIDIPSLPFQIPLGALVPVRLRNLLPACKNLGVTHITNGCYRLHPVEWNIGEAAGALAAFCQRRHTEPQAVFETLPLRTDFQLELEKQGFQLRWPENLS; encoded by the coding sequence ATGACACGACGTGACTTCGCACGCAGAACCGCTTCGGTGGCTCTGCTCCTGGGCGCAAGCTTGCCACTCTCCGGCGCGGAGCGTTCCGCCCGCGAACATCGGCACCGAAATCGCTTCCGCCATCACCTGACCTCCGATGTGGTGATCATCGGAGGTGGACTGGGCGGATGCGCGGCGGCGCTCGCCGCGTTGCGCGCAGGCCTGAGGGTGACCCTGACGGAGCCGACCGACTGGATCGGTGGCCAGCTCACCCAGCAAGCCGTTCCTCCGGACGAACATCGCTGGATCGAGAACCAGGGTTGCACGGCGGCTTACCGATCGCTCCGCGAGGGAATTCGGACCTTTTACCGAACCCATTACCCGCTTTCCGAGGAGGCCCGACGCTCCCCCTACCTCAATCCCGGACGCGGCGCGGTTTCCGGGCTTTGCCACGAACCCCGTGCCGCCTTGTCCACACTCGAAGGCATGCTCGCCCCCTATGCCAGCAGCGGCAAACTGACGCTCTTGCTGGAACACGAGCCTCGCCGGGCGGAATCCAGAGCCGATCGCATCCAACGCGTCGAAGTTCAGCCCGTGGGCGGCGGGCATTCACTCACCCTGGAAGCGCCCTGGTTCATTGACGCCTCTGAACTCGGGGATCTACTTCCGCTGGCGGGGGCGGAGTGGATCACAGGCGCGGAATCCCAAACGCAAACGGGCGAACCGCACGCCGCTTTATCCCCCAACGCCGCCAACCAGCAGTCCTTCACGTGGTGCTTTTTGATCGACCACCTCGAAGGCGAGGATCACGTCATCGATAAGCCCCGGGAGTATGAGTTCTGGAAATCCTATGTGCCACAACTGCGACCCGATTGGCCGGGCCGGCTGCTTTCCCTGACCTATACGCATCCCCAAACAAGGTCGCCTCGCACCCTGGGTTTTCATCCCGAAGGGGACACGCCCGGACTGCCCTTGAATCTCTGGCGCTACCGGCGGGTGGCCGACCGCAGAACCTTCGCTCCGGGATTTCTGCGCGCCGACCTCTCCCTCATCAATTGGCCCCAGAATGATTACTGGCTCGGCCCTCTCGTGGGAACTGGGGCGACGAGCGCGCTGCGTCATCTTCGCCGTTCGCGGCAATTAAGTCTCTCTTTGCTCCATTGGCTCCAAACGGAGTGTCCGCGTCCTGACGGCAAACAAGGTTGGCCCGGATTGCGGCTGCGCGGGGATTTGTTGGGAGGCCCGGAGGGCATGGCCAAGCACGCTTATGTGCGGGAGTCCCGCCGCATCCGTGCGCGGTTTACCGTGCTGGAACAGCATGTCGGCGTCCAAGCGAGGGGAGGTCCAAAACCCGGATTACGCGCGGAGCCATTTGCCGACTCGGTAGGCGTGGGATTTTACAACATTGACCTGCACCCCAGCACTGCCGGCGACAACTACATCGACATTCCTTCGCTTCCTTTTCAGATTCCGCTGGGGGCTTTGGTGCCCGTCCGGTTGAGGAACCTGCTGCCCGCGTGCAAGAACCTGGGGGTCACCCACATCACCAATGGATGCTACCGGCTTCATCCGGTGGAGTGGAATATCGGGGAAGCGGCGGGAGCGCTCGCCGCGTTCTGTCAACGCCGGCACACGGAGCCTCAAGCCGTGTTCGAAACGTTGCCGCTCCGAACTGACTTTCAACTCGAGCTGGAAAAACAAGGATTCCAACTGCGCTGGCCGGAGAATCTCTCTTGA
- a CDS encoding Gfo/Idh/MocA family oxidoreductase, with protein MSVSVGLLGLGFMAATHLKACRQIPGIRVVALCNPSGRHLDGDFSGVQGNVGSEDAVRLDMNAIGAYRDVDAFLRHPGLDLVDICSPTLAHADQSLRALAAGKHVLCEKPVARTSQEARRVAEAARESGRCYMPAMCLRFWPEWAWLKEAVQSGRYGRVLAARFRRVAQPPGWGHGHFHDGKKSGGALLDLHIHDVDFVHHCFGMPTRVSAQGYSKFSGAIDHVVAQYEVESGAIVHAEGSWAMAPGFGFSMSYTVNFEGATADYDGARAGQTLRVFQEGRETQVPELGGPDGYAGELHHIVEAIRTGGAPTVVTPEDGYRSIRICEAEELSIRTRGPVLL; from the coding sequence ATGAGCGTGAGTGTCGGCCTGCTTGGGCTTGGTTTCATGGCGGCCACGCATCTGAAGGCGTGCCGGCAAATTCCGGGCATTCGGGTGGTGGCGCTCTGCAATCCAAGCGGACGCCATCTGGATGGAGATTTTTCCGGGGTGCAGGGCAACGTCGGGTCCGAGGACGCGGTTCGTCTGGACATGAACGCCATCGGCGCCTATCGCGACGTGGATGCGTTTCTCCGCCATCCCGGCTTGGATTTGGTGGACATCTGCAGTCCGACCCTGGCCCACGCGGATCAGTCCTTGCGGGCTTTGGCGGCGGGAAAACACGTCCTTTGCGAGAAGCCCGTGGCGCGGACGTCCCAAGAAGCCCGGCGCGTGGCGGAGGCGGCGCGGGAATCCGGCCGATGCTACATGCCGGCGATGTGCTTGCGATTTTGGCCGGAATGGGCCTGGCTGAAAGAGGCCGTTCAATCCGGGCGGTACGGCCGGGTGTTGGCCGCCCGGTTTCGGCGCGTGGCTCAGCCGCCGGGATGGGGGCACGGACATTTTCACGACGGGAAGAAATCCGGGGGTGCTCTGCTGGACTTGCACATCCACGACGTGGATTTTGTGCACCATTGTTTCGGCATGCCGACACGGGTTTCTGCGCAGGGTTACAGCAAATTCAGCGGTGCGATCGACCATGTGGTGGCTCAATATGAGGTCGAGTCGGGCGCCATCGTTCATGCCGAGGGATCCTGGGCCATGGCGCCTGGATTCGGGTTTTCGATGAGTTACACGGTCAACTTCGAGGGCGCCACCGCGGATTACGATGGAGCGAGGGCCGGCCAAACGCTGAGGGTTTTTCAGGAAGGCCGCGAGACACAGGTCCCCGAGTTGGGCGGACCGGATGGTTACGCGGGTGAACTCCACCACATCGTGGAAGCGATTCGCACGGGCGGCGCTCCAACGGTGGTGACACCGGAGGATGGATATCGAAGCATCCGCATCTGCGAGGCGGAGGAACTTTCCATTCGCACCCGCGGCCCTGTGTTGCTCTGA
- the mqnC gene encoding dehypoxanthine futalosine cyclase has protein sequence MMLDRTLDGLVAKVWEGERVDRAEAARLFQLPLQTLGRLADRRRRLAKAAACGGRGNEIVTYIVDRNLNYTNICNVYCKFCAFYRVESDPDAYVISREELDRKIDETRALGGTQILMQGGHHPKLSLDWYLDLLRHIRSKHPDINIHAFSPSELVHFREVFGLPVKEILSKFKQAGLGSLPGGGGEILVDRVRRRISPLKAMSDDWLGVMDAAHELGIRSTATMMFGHVETLEDRIEHLDRVRNQQDKSKGFTAFIAWTFQAENTKLKAPAAGAHDYLRTQAVARIFLDNIENIQSSWVTQGLEIGQVALKFGANDLGSIMIEENVVSQAGTTFRMTVADMERLILDLGYEPRQRDNWYRLVTQPAAAA, from the coding sequence ATGATGCTCGACCGAACACTCGACGGGTTGGTGGCCAAAGTGTGGGAGGGAGAGCGCGTCGATCGCGCCGAGGCGGCCCGGCTTTTTCAACTGCCCTTGCAGACTTTGGGGCGTCTGGCAGACCGGCGCCGGCGATTGGCCAAGGCGGCGGCCTGCGGCGGTCGTGGCAACGAGATCGTCACTTACATCGTCGATCGGAACCTCAACTACACGAACATTTGCAATGTCTATTGCAAGTTCTGCGCCTTTTACCGGGTGGAATCGGATCCTGACGCGTATGTGATCTCGCGGGAGGAATTGGATCGCAAGATCGACGAAACGCGGGCTCTGGGAGGCACGCAGATTTTGATGCAGGGCGGGCACCATCCGAAACTGAGTCTCGACTGGTACTTGGACCTGCTCCGCCACATTCGATCGAAGCATCCGGACATCAACATTCACGCGTTCAGTCCCAGCGAATTGGTGCATTTTCGCGAAGTGTTCGGCCTTCCGGTGAAGGAGATTCTGTCGAAGTTCAAGCAAGCGGGGCTGGGGTCGTTGCCGGGCGGCGGCGGGGAGATTTTGGTGGATCGGGTGCGGCGCCGGATTTCACCGCTCAAGGCGATGAGTGACGATTGGCTGGGAGTGATGGACGCGGCCCATGAGTTGGGGATTCGCTCCACCGCGACCATGATGTTCGGGCACGTCGAGACTTTGGAGGACCGGATCGAGCATTTGGACCGGGTGCGGAATCAACAGGACAAATCGAAGGGGTTTACCGCGTTCATCGCGTGGACCTTTCAGGCTGAAAACACGAAACTGAAGGCTCCGGCGGCGGGAGCTCATGACTATTTGCGCACCCAGGCGGTGGCCCGGATTTTTTTGGACAACATTGAGAACATTCAGAGCTCCTGGGTGACGCAAGGTTTGGAAATCGGGCAGGTGGCGTTGAAATTCGGGGCCAACGACCTTGGCAGCATCATGATTGAGGAGAACGTGGTGAGCCAGGCCGGGACGACCTTTCGCATGACCGTGGCGGATATGGAGCGTTTGATCCTCGACCTCGGTTACGAGCCTCGTCAGCGCGATAATTGGTACCGGCTGGTCACGCAGCCTGCCGCCGCGGCTTGA